In Streptomyces canus, one DNA window encodes the following:
- a CDS encoding ArsR/SmtB family transcription factor — MAKIVGGFQDPSSEVLAEAAAAFGLLASAARLHIMWALSQGESDVTHLADRVGGALPAVSQHLAKLKLAGLVRSRREGRRQVYYVDDPDIVTVVRVMVGQLTARETSSATSDRLREAGV; from the coding sequence GTGGCGAAGATCGTCGGCGGTTTCCAGGACCCGTCGTCGGAGGTGCTCGCCGAGGCGGCCGCCGCCTTCGGACTCCTCGCCTCCGCCGCCCGGCTGCACATCATGTGGGCGCTGTCCCAGGGCGAGAGCGACGTCACCCACCTCGCCGACCGGGTCGGCGGCGCGCTGCCCGCGGTCAGCCAGCACCTGGCCAAGCTGAAACTCGCCGGGCTCGTCCGCTCCCGCCGTGAGGGCCGCCGGCAGGTCTACTACGTCGACGACCCCGACATCGTGACCGTGGTCCGCGTCATGGTCGGCCAGCTCACGGCCCGGGAAACCTCCTCCGCAACCTCGGACCGACTGCGCGAGGCCGGTGTCTGA